From Parcubacteria group bacterium, a single genomic window includes:
- a CDS encoding secondary thiamine-phosphate synthase enzyme YjbQ has product MKIYRKKIEVKSTSSMEFIDITSRVAEIVSQSGVREGTVLVYSPHTSAGILVNHNEPMLLQDFARVLYRVAPIEDRYSHDLFELARRNKSDGRSNGHSHCKVMLLGISETIPLEKGHMLITEKQNIFMAEMDGARTREIIIQVMGL; this is encoded by the coding sequence ATGAAGATTTATCGCAAAAAAATTGAAGTAAAAAGTACCAGCAGTATGGAGTTTATTGATATCACTAGCAGGGTGGCGGAAATAGTCAGCCAATCTGGCGTGCGGGAGGGAACGGTGCTTGTCTATTCCCCACATACTTCAGCCGGGATTTTAGTTAATCACAATGAACCGATGTTGCTTCAGGATTTTGCCCGCGTTCTTTATCGAGTAGCGCCGATTGAAGATCGTTATTCTCATGATCTTTTCGAATTAGCCAGGAGGAATAAGTCTGATGGTCGCAGTAATGGACATTCTCATTGCAAAGTGATGCTTTTGGGAATAAGTGAAACAATACCACTTGAGAAAGGGCATATGTTGATCACTGAGAAGCAAAATATCTTCATGGCGGAAATGGACGGAGCACGGACGAGAGAAATAATCATCCAAGTGATGGGGCTTTGA
- a CDS encoding NADP-dependent malic enzyme: MKSQEFASIRLSKKIGGKIEICSKEKLTEKNLAVLYTPGVAEVSKAIAKDKKLSFSYTMRKNTVAVISDGSAVLGLGNIGPEAALPVMEGKALLFKELAGVDAIPIVLDTQDTQEIIKIVKALAPTFGGINLEDICAPRCFDVEEALKKELDIPVFHDDQHGTAIVVLAGLLNALKVVKKDLAKIRIVISGTGAAGVAIAKLLLKAGAKHIVMLDRMGIIHKERDGGLNDSKMEIARITNPENIRGNVRDALTGADVFIGVSAPNILTEEDIHQMNKNSIVFAMANPIPEIMPDRAKAGGARIVATGRSDFANQINNVLAFPGIFRGVLDNHVKKITEEHKIKVAYAIASLIKKPTHDKIIPRALDKNVVKKVASVFKK, encoded by the coding sequence ATGAAAAGTCAAGAGTTTGCGTCGATTAGGCTTTCCAAAAAAATTGGCGGGAAGATTGAAATTTGTAGCAAGGAAAAGCTGACGGAGAAAAATCTGGCGGTTTTGTATACTCCGGGGGTGGCGGAAGTTTCCAAGGCGATTGCCAAGGATAAGAAATTATCTTTTTCCTATACTATGCGTAAAAATACCGTGGCGGTCATTTCGGACGGTTCGGCCGTTTTGGGATTGGGCAATATCGGACCGGAAGCGGCTTTGCCTGTGATGGAAGGCAAGGCTTTGCTTTTCAAGGAACTTGCCGGAGTGGATGCAATTCCAATCGTGCTTGATACGCAAGATACCCAAGAAATTATAAAAATAGTTAAAGCCTTGGCGCCGACTTTTGGCGGGATCAATTTGGAGGATATTTGCGCTCCGCGTTGCTTTGATGTGGAGGAAGCGTTGAAAAAAGAATTGGATATTCCCGTTTTTCATGATGATCAGCATGGCACAGCGATTGTGGTTTTGGCCGGACTTTTGAATGCACTAAAAGTCGTCAAAAAAGATCTGGCGAAAATCAGAATTGTTATTTCCGGCACGGGTGCGGCGGGCGTGGCGATTGCTAAGTTGCTTTTGAAGGCCGGAGCGAAACATATCGTTATGCTTGATCGAATGGGGATAATTCACAAAGAAAGAGATGGCGGGCTTAATGATTCAAAGATGGAGATTGCGAGGATTACCAATCCGGAAAATATCCGTGGCAATGTGCGCGACGCACTGACCGGCGCGGATGTGTTTATCGGAGTTTCAGCGCCAAATATTCTCACGGAAGAAGACATCCACCAGATGAATAAAAACTCAATCGTGTTTGCAATGGCGAATCCTATTCCGGAAATTATGCCCGACCGGGCCAAAGCGGGCGGAGCACGCATCGTGGCCACTGGTCGCTCTGACTTTGCTAATCAGATCAACAATGTTTTGGCCTTTCCGGGAATCTTTCGCGGAGTGCTCGACAATCATGTCAAAAAAATTACCGAAGAACACAAAATTAAAGTAGCGTATGCGATTGCCAGTTTGATAAAAAAACCGACTCATGATAAAATAATACCAAGGGCGCTGGATAAAAATGTCGTAAAAAAAGTGGCCAGCGTCTTTAAGAAATAA
- a CDS encoding FAD-dependent oxidoreductase, with amino-acid sequence MQETYDLIIIGAGPAGLSASIYASRYKLNHLLLGATIGGQINEIRQLENWPGDKSVSGFDLLSRFVEHTKSLGISPQNESVVEIKKSDEDVFEVVTGKTTHKTRAIIMAMGTEYRKLNVPGEKELTGKGVSYCATCDAMFFRNKVVSVIGGGNAAATSALGLTDFASKVYLVYRGDRLPAEPIWLDKIAANPKIEVIKNTNIIEIKGEQKVEKVILDKAYNDKTYLETDGVFVEIGSEPGIELAERLGVEIDEQGYIKVNADMGTNIPGIFAAGDITTGSNKFRQIITASAEGAVAANGVYKMLKLK; translated from the coding sequence ATGCAAGAAACCTACGACTTAATCATCATCGGTGCGGGACCGGCTGGACTGTCTGCTTCGATTTATGCTTCGCGCTATAAGCTTAATCACTTGCTATTAGGAGCGACGATTGGCGGGCAGATCAACGAGATTCGGCAGTTGGAAAATTGGCCAGGGGATAAGTCTGTCTCTGGCTTTGACCTGCTTTCGCGTTTTGTCGAGCATACGAAAAGTCTCGGGATTTCTCCGCAAAATGAATCGGTCGTGGAAATCAAAAAATCGGACGAAGATGTTTTTGAAGTAGTGACAGGAAAAACTACGCACAAGACACGTGCCATTATTATGGCGATGGGGACGGAATATCGCAAGCTAAATGTTCCCGGCGAAAAAGAATTGACCGGCAAGGGTGTTTCCTATTGCGCGACGTGCGATGCGATGTTTTTTCGAAACAAGGTCGTTTCGGTGATTGGCGGAGGCAATGCGGCGGCTACTTCTGCCTTGGGACTAACGGATTTTGCTTCCAAGGTCTATCTGGTTTATCGCGGTGATCGTTTGCCAGCCGAACCGATCTGGCTTGACAAAATTGCGGCCAATCCAAAGATCGAAGTGATTAAAAATACCAATATCATCGAAATCAAAGGGGAGCAGAAAGTGGAAAAAGTTATCCTAGACAAAGCTTATAACGATAAAACATACCTCGAAACAGATGGTGTTTTTGTGGAAATCGGATCGGAGCCGGGCATCGAATTAGCGGAGCGTCTGGGAGTGGAAATTGATGAGCAGGGCTATATCAAAGTCAATGCGGATATGGGGACAAATATTCCTGGCATTTTTGCAGCCGGTGACATTACGACCGGATCGAACAAATTTCGCCAGATTATTACCGCTTCAGCCGAAGGCGCTGTGGCGGCGAATGGGGTGTATAAGATGCTGAAACTGAAATAA
- the trxA gene encoding thioredoxin, with amino-acid sequence MEQVFTDQNFDQEVLKSDKVVLVDFWAPWCGPCLAMGPIIEELAKELDGKIKVGKINVDENSKTAQDFAIMSIPALKIFKGGKVVQEFIGMQAKEVLKEALEKA; translated from the coding sequence ATGGAACAAGTTTTTACCGATCAAAATTTTGATCAGGAAGTGTTAAAAAGCGACAAAGTAGTTTTGGTAGATTTTTGGGCGCCTTGGTGCGGGCCGTGTCTTGCAATGGGACCGATCATCGAGGAGTTAGCCAAAGAGCTGGATGGTAAAATTAAGGTGGGTAAGATCAATGTGGATGAAAATTCCAAGACTGCCCAGGATTTTGCCATTATGTCTATTCCGGCGCTGAAAATTTTTAAGGGTGGAAAAGTGGTACAGGAATTTATAGGGATGCAAGCGAAAGAGGTCTTGAAGGAGGCGTTGGAGAAGGCGTAA
- the uppS gene encoding polyprenyl diphosphate synthase: MEQELDNLPKHVAIIPDANRRWARERGLPPWKGHEVGAENFEKLISYSLKKGIKCLSIWGSSIDNLTKRPLDEKKALLEIYKKYFTKMLEGSEIHENEVQVNFIGRWEEQFPDSLKKIIYAVIEKTKNYQKRVLNFLLAYSGTDEMLLAMEKINAKCEKGARITAEMLKENLMTAKLPAVDYMIRTGGEPHNSAGFMMWDMADAQLFFSPEKFPDFNEEKFEEALVEFARRQRRFGG; encoded by the coding sequence ATGGAACAGGAGTTGGATAATTTACCAAAGCATGTGGCGATTATTCCCGATGCCAATCGGCGCTGGGCGCGAGAAAGGGGATTGCCGCCTTGGAAAGGGCACGAAGTTGGTGCGGAAAATTTTGAAAAATTAATCAGCTATTCATTAAAAAAAGGCATTAAGTGTCTTTCTATCTGGGGATCATCGATCGATAATTTGACGAAACGCCCATTAGACGAGAAGAAGGCACTCCTGGAGATTTATAAAAAATATTTTACCAAGATGTTGGAGGGGAGTGAGATCCATGAGAATGAAGTGCAAGTGAATTTTATCGGGCGTTGGGAGGAGCAATTTCCGGATTCGCTAAAAAAGATCATTTACGCCGTGATTGAAAAGACGAAGAATTATCAAAAGCGGGTCCTAAATTTTTTGCTGGCGTATAGTGGTACAGATGAGATGCTCCTGGCGATGGAAAAAATCAATGCTAAGTGTGAAAAAGGAGCGAGAATTACAGCGGAAATGCTCAAAGAAAACTTGATGACAGCAAAACTTCCCGCGGTGGACTATATGATCCGCACGGGCGGTGAACCGCATAATAGCGCCGGGTTTATGATGTGGGATATGGCGGACGCGCAATTGTTTTTTTCTCCGGAAAAATTTCCTGATTTTAATGAAGAGAAGTTTGAAGAAGCGCTTGTGGAATTTGCGAGAAGGCAGCGAAGGTTTGGGGGATAA
- a CDS encoding polyprenyl synthetase family protein — protein MNLRHNRMENDLVVIEMLKKYKQRIEPLLGEYFLLKTEQAEKIDPLAVETVEIIRRFVLSGGKRIRPALVYYGYLAAGGKDEESVVRASMAIELAHAFLLIHDDIIDRDATRHGIETVHETYKAHGRKIGLSDSEATHFGNSMAITAGDYTHTMANEILYDIDFEPEITLAALRKIQAIVTRTIPGEMLDVLMGAKGTATEEEILRMYEGKTARYTFEGPLHLGCVLAGQQKNAKLLASLSAYSLPVGNAFQIRDDILGVFGNEHKLGKSVGADIIEGKQTLLVSRAFRTGNGNQKKELDRLLGKKDLTEQEVEIFRQIIRETGSLEYSQKLASKLVSESLSALGQIEFENSEARQFLEGIAEYIIKREV, from the coding sequence ATGAATCTAAGGCATAATCGGATGGAAAATGATCTGGTAGTTATTGAGATGTTAAAAAAATATAAGCAACGGATCGAGCCTCTTTTAGGGGAATATTTTTTGCTGAAGACGGAGCAGGCGGAAAAAATCGATCCATTGGCAGTGGAAACGGTTGAAATAATCCGGCGGTTTGTACTTTCTGGCGGCAAAAGGATCCGCCCTGCTCTGGTATATTATGGTTATTTGGCAGCTGGAGGAAAAGATGAAGAAAGTGTAGTTCGGGCTTCGATGGCGATTGAATTGGCGCACGCCTTTCTCCTTATTCATGATGATATCATTGATCGTGACGCTACGCGGCACGGAATTGAAACGGTGCATGAAACCTACAAGGCACACGGTAGAAAAATAGGACTAAGTGACAGCGAAGCGACGCATTTTGGCAATTCAATGGCCATTACAGCTGGAGACTACACTCATACGATGGCAAATGAGATTCTTTACGACATTGATTTTGAGCCGGAAATCACTCTTGCTGCTCTGCGAAAAATTCAGGCAATTGTGACGCGGACCATTCCCGGAGAGATGCTGGATGTTCTGATGGGGGCTAAAGGGACAGCTACGGAGGAGGAGATATTGCGGATGTATGAAGGAAAGACTGCGCGGTATACTTTCGAGGGACCACTCCATCTCGGGTGCGTTTTGGCGGGACAGCAAAAAAATGCTAAACTGTTAGCATCACTGTCGGCCTACTCTTTGCCGGTCGGAAACGCTTTTCAGATCCGGGATGATATTTTGGGAGTTTTTGGCAACGAACACAAATTGGGCAAATCGGTCGGAGCTGATATAATAGAAGGCAAGCAGACACTTTTGGTTTCAAGAGCGTTTAGGACTGGCAATGGGAATCAAAAAAAAGAGCTAGATAGGCTTTTGGGCAAAAAAGATTTGACGGAACAGGAAGTGGAAATTTTTCGCCAAATCATCAGAGAGACGGGATCACTGGAATATTCCCAAAAATTGGCATCCAAGCTGGTGAGTGAGTCGCTTTCGGCCTTGGGTCAGATTGAATTTGAAAACAGCGAAGCGAGACAGTTTCTGGAAGGTATTGCTGAGTATATAATTAAAAGGGAAGTTTAA
- a CDS encoding exonuclease domain-containing protein, with product MDRSNLIFLDTETTGIGPEDRLCQVAYKFQGVEKEALFKPPVPIGIDAMAVAHITNKMVADKEVFAGSEMHRALEEIFSAGHILVAHNAGFDAEMLKRENLQPNSLIDTFKLAQYLDVNGEIPKYALQYLRYYFELEVLDAPAHDALGDIRVLEKLFDYYFAKMSIGEKGELAVIEEMLAVSARPVLVKKFNFGKYIGMSVADVAQRDRNYLQWLLNEKIKTRDSGGENDENWIYTLQHYLI from the coding sequence ATGGATCGATCAAATCTGATTTTTCTCGATACGGAAACGACCGGAATCGGGCCGGAAGACCGCTTGTGCCAGGTAGCGTATAAGTTTCAAGGAGTGGAAAAAGAAGCACTATTCAAGCCGCCGGTTCCGATTGGAATCGATGCGATGGCCGTGGCGCATATCACTAATAAGATGGTGGCAGATAAAGAGGTTTTTGCGGGCTCCGAAATGCATCGGGCGCTCGAGGAAATTTTTTCTGCCGGACATATCTTGGTGGCGCATAATGCCGGGTTTGATGCGGAAATGCTCAAAAGGGAAAACCTGCAGCCAAACAGCCTGATTGATACATTTAAGTTGGCGCAGTATCTTGATGTAAATGGGGAAATTCCCAAATATGCCTTGCAGTATTTGCGCTATTATTTCGAGCTGGAGGTCTTGGACGCGCCGGCGCATGACGCGCTTGGAGATATCCGTGTCTTAGAAAAGCTGTTTGATTATTATTTCGCCAAAATGTCAATCGGAGAAAAAGGCGAGTTGGCTGTGATCGAAGAGATGTTGGCAGTTTCTGCCCGTCCGGTCTTGGTCAAAAAGTTCAATTTTGGAAAATATATCGGGATGAGCGTGGCGGATGTTGCGCAAAGAGATCGAAATTATTTACAGTGGCTTTTGAATGAAAAAATAAAAACACGTGATTCTGGCGGAGAGAATGATGAAAATTGGATCTATACCTTGCAACATTATCTAATCTAA